One genomic window of Clostridioides sp. ES-S-0054-01 includes the following:
- a CDS encoding V-type ATP synthase subunit A, translating into MKTGTIVKVSGPLVVAEGMRDANMFDVVRVSDKHLIGEIIEMHGDKASIQVYEETSGLGPGEEVVSLGMPMSVELGPGLISTIYDGIQRPLEKMYDISGTNITKGVEVSSLDREVKWEFKPKKSVGDKVVAGDIIGGVQETAVVECKIMVPYGVKGTIKEIYSGEFTVEDTVCVITDEKGNDIPVTMMQKWPVRKERPYREKKTPDSLLVTGQRVIDTFFPITKGGVAAIPGPFGSGKTVTQHQLAKWADADIVVYIGCGERGNEMTDVLLEFPELKDPRTGESLMQRTVLIANTSDMPVAAREASIYTGITIAEYFRDMGYSVALMADSTSRWAEALREMSGRLEEMPGEEGYPAYLGSRLAQFYERAGKVNCLGMDEREGTLTAIGAVSPPGGDTSEPVSQATLRIVKVFWGLDASLAYKRHFPAINWLTSYSLYQEKVDIWADKNVNDNFSAQRAQAMKLLQVESELQEIVQLVGVDSLSDGDRLILEVTRSIREDFLHQNSFHEVDTYTSLHKQYRMMGLILKFYKSAQDAIKQNVTINDIIKLSVLEKIGRAKYVEEDNIDAAYDSIEDEIDNELADLIKKRGAEEL; encoded by the coding sequence ATGAAAACAGGCACAATTGTAAAGGTGTCAGGACCGCTTGTTGTAGCGGAGGGCATGAGAGATGCGAATATGTTTGACGTCGTAAGAGTTTCAGATAAACATCTTATAGGCGAGATTATAGAAATGCATGGAGATAAAGCTTCTATACAGGTTTATGAGGAAACTTCTGGTCTAGGACCAGGTGAAGAAGTAGTTTCTCTTGGAATGCCTATGAGTGTTGAACTTGGACCAGGTCTTATTTCAACTATTTATGATGGTATTCAACGTCCACTTGAAAAAATGTATGATATTTCAGGTACTAATATAACTAAAGGTGTTGAAGTATCTTCACTTGATAGGGAAGTTAAGTGGGAATTTAAACCTAAAAAATCTGTTGGTGATAAAGTTGTAGCAGGAGATATAATTGGTGGAGTTCAAGAAACAGCTGTAGTGGAATGTAAGATTATGGTTCCTTATGGAGTTAAAGGTACTATAAAAGAAATATATTCTGGTGAATTTACTGTTGAAGATACAGTTTGTGTTATTACAGATGAAAAAGGTAATGACATACCTGTAACTATGATGCAAAAATGGCCAGTTAGAAAAGAAAGACCATATAGAGAAAAGAAAACACCAGATTCACTTCTTGTTACAGGTCAAAGAGTTATAGATACATTTTTCCCAATTACAAAAGGTGGGGTGGCAGCTATACCGGGACCTTTTGGAAGTGGAAAAACTGTTACACAGCATCAGCTTGCTAAATGGGCAGATGCAGATATAGTTGTATATATAGGATGTGGCGAGCGTGGAAATGAAATGACGGATGTTCTTCTTGAATTCCCTGAATTAAAAGACCCGAGAACAGGCGAGTCACTTATGCAAAGAACTGTGCTTATAGCCAATACATCAGATATGCCAGTTGCTGCACGTGAGGCTTCTATATATACTGGTATTACAATAGCTGAATATTTTAGAGATATGGGATATAGCGTTGCACTTATGGCAGACTCTACATCAAGATGGGCTGAAGCTCTTAGAGAGATGAGTGGTCGTTTAGAGGAGATGCCTGGTGAAGAAGGTTATCCTGCATACTTAGGTTCACGTCTTGCTCAATTCTATGAGAGAGCAGGAAAGGTAAATTGTCTAGGTATGGATGAAAGAGAAGGAACACTTACAGCAATTGGTGCAGTTTCTCCTCCTGGTGGTGATACATCAGAACCTGTCAGCCAAGCAACACTTCGTATAGTAAAAGTATTCTGGGGTCTTGATGCATCTTTAGCATATAAGCGTCATTTCCCAGCAATTAACTGGTTGACAAGTTATTCACTCTATCAGGAAAAAGTTGATATATGGGCAGATAAAAATGTAAATGATAATTTCTCAGCTCAAAGAGCTCAAGCTATGAAACTTTTACAAGTTGAATCTGAACTTCAAGAAATAGTTCAATTGGTTGGTGTTGACTCACTTTCAGATGGAGATAGATTGATATTAGAAGTTACTCGTTCGATAAGAGAGGACTTCCTTCATCAAAACTCTTTCCATGAAGTTGATACTTACACATCACTTCATAAACAATATAGAATGATGGGGCTTATATTAAAATTCTATAAGTCAGCACAAGATGCTATCAAGCAAAATGTTACTATAAACGATATTATCAAGCTTTCAGTTCTTGAAAAGATTGGTCGTGCTAAGTATGTAGAAGAAGACAATATAGATGCAGCTTACGATTCAATTGAAGATGAAATAGACAACGAGCTTGCAGACCTTATTAAAAAGAGGGGGGCTGAAGAACTATGA
- a CDS encoding V-type ATP synthase subunit F translates to MLMYKVGVVGDKDSIMGFLALGIDIFPAYDSDEIKKSIHKLVEDEYAIIYITEQASLLAKESIAKYKDYQLPAIIVIPGIGGSMGLGMNEVRESSKRAIGADILFKE, encoded by the coding sequence ATGCTTATGTATAAGGTAGGAGTAGTTGGAGATAAAGATAGCATCATGGGATTTTTAGCTCTTGGAATAGATATCTTCCCAGCCTATGATAGTGACGAAATTAAAAAAAGTATACATAAGTTGGTTGAAGATGAATATGCGATAATTTATATTACAGAACAGGCATCATTGCTTGCAAAAGAATCAATAGCAAAATACAAAGACTACCAACTTCCCGCCATTATAGTTATTCCAGGTATTGGAGGAAGTATGGGATTAGGTATGAATGAAGTAAGAGAATCTAGTAAACGTGCTATAGGTGCAGATATATTATTTAAAGAATAG
- a CDS encoding V-type ATP synthase subunit C — translation MAEEKTYPYAVARIRVLEKQLLNRQMFIQMAEAKSPEDSLRIIAEAGYADTSNNDIHNFENILTQELSKTYEILKSLAPEEKFVDVFLYKNDYHNLKVLIKEEISGVDGEKYLIDGGTIPLIKLRESLANRSFSDLPKIMTSAILDAFDVYSKTQNGQMVDIVLDKATFSSMKETAKESQNKFVIDYVMKVCDLTNLKSFIRVKNMKKDFDMFMNVFVLGGSLNKEKFLEAFSSDTPASCFKSTSYSDVCKNGMDSGFTVFEKLCDDYLMEYVREAKFKPLTLEPLIAYLYAKESEIKTIRIILTSKLNNIDADTIKERLRDAYV, via the coding sequence ATGGCAGAAGAAAAAACTTATCCCTATGCCGTGGCACGAATAAGAGTGCTTGAAAAACAGCTTCTTAACAGACAAATGTTTATTCAAATGGCAGAAGCCAAAAGCCCTGAAGACTCTTTAAGAATTATAGCTGAGGCAGGTTATGCTGATACATCAAATAATGATATACATAATTTTGAGAATATTTTGACTCAAGAATTGTCAAAGACATATGAAATTCTTAAAAGTCTAGCTCCTGAAGAAAAATTTGTTGATGTATTTCTTTATAAAAATGATTATCACAACTTAAAAGTGCTGATTAAAGAAGAAATTTCTGGTGTAGATGGTGAAAAATATTTGATTGATGGAGGTACAATTCCTCTTATTAAGCTTAGAGAATCTTTAGCAAATCGTAGTTTTAGTGATTTACCTAAGATAATGACATCAGCTATATTAGACGCATTTGATGTTTATAGCAAGACACAAAATGGTCAGATGGTTGATATTGTTCTAGATAAAGCAACTTTTTCTAGTATGAAAGAGACTGCTAAAGAAAGTCAAAACAAATTTGTAATAGATTATGTTATGAAAGTTTGTGATTTAACAAATCTAAAGAGTTTTATAAGAGTCAAAAATATGAAGAAAGATTTTGATATGTTTATGAACGTGTTTGTTTTAGGTGGTTCACTTAATAAGGAAAAGTTCTTAGAAGCTTTTTCCTCAGACACTCCAGCATCATGTTTTAAATCTACTTCTTACTCTGATGTCTGCAAAAATGGCATGGATAGTGGTTTTACTGTCTTTGAAAAACTTTGTGATGATTATCTTATGGAATATGTTAGAGAAGCAAAATTTAAGCCTCTTACATTAGAACCACTAATTGCATATTTATATGCTAAAGAATCAGAAATAAAGACAATTAGAATTATTTTGACTAGTAAGCTTAATAATATAGACGCAGATACTATAAAAGAAAGGCTAAGGGATGCTTATGTATAA
- a CDS encoding V-type ATP synthase subunit E, with translation MGNEQKMIDRIIADAKQEAQEILDKAKSEADSKINSANEKAEKEMASYTKLAEAEAEKAASKEISGAYMEAKKQILSKKQEILEEVILEAKNKLLNLKDNEYEEIILNMIEKSNCTDDSEIVLSKKDKKTLKDVLSKKGIKVSNETRDITGGFIVKKGDIEYNYSFEAIIAVEHEYIEQITAEILFN, from the coding sequence ATGGGTAATGAACAAAAAATGATTGACAGAATTATAGCTGATGCCAAACAAGAAGCACAAGAAATATTGGATAAAGCTAAAAGTGAGGCAGATTCAAAAATAAATTCAGCTAATGAAAAAGCTGAAAAGGAAATGGCTTCCTATACAAAGCTTGCAGAAGCAGAAGCAGAAAAAGCGGCTTCTAAGGAAATATCAGGAGCTTATATGGAGGCTAAAAAACAAATATTATCAAAAAAACAAGAGATTTTAGAAGAAGTAATTTTAGAAGCTAAAAACAAACTTTTAAATCTTAAAGATAATGAATATGAAGAGATTATACTAAATATGATTGAAAAATCAAATTGCACAGATGATTCAGAGATAGTATTATCAAAAAAAGACAAGAAAACATTGAAAGATGTGTTATCAAAAAAAGGTATTAAGGTGTCTAATGAAACTAGAGATATTACTGGAGGTTTCATAGTTAAAAAAGGTGACATTGAGTACAATTATTCATTTGAAGCCATAATTGCAGTAGAACATGAATATATTGAGCAAATTACAGCAGAAATTTTGTTTAATTAA
- a CDS encoding V-type ATP synthase subunit K — protein MEFLNALGNGQFLAISGAAIAALFAGMGSAKGTSIAGQAAAGVVTEDPSKFGQLLVLQLLPGTQGLYGFIIAFLILSKAGIIGGDVIPTSAQGLQLLMAGLPIGLVGLVSGIAQGKAAAAGVGIVAKRPEELGKAITFAAIVETYALLGLLVSFLAYNGIAVG, from the coding sequence ATGGAATTTTTAAACGCGTTAGGAAATGGTCAATTTTTGGCAATATCAGGAGCTGCTATAGCAGCATTATTTGCAGGTATGGGTTCTGCTAAAGGTACTTCAATAGCAGGTCAAGCCGCAGCAGGTGTTGTAACAGAAGACCCTAGTAAATTTGGTCAACTTCTAGTTTTACAACTTCTTCCAGGTACACAAGGTCTATATGGATTTATCATAGCTTTCCTTATATTATCAAAAGCAGGAATTATTGGTGGAGATGTAATACCAACATCAGCTCAAGGTTTACAACTTCTTATGGCAGGACTTCCAATTGGTTTAGTTGGTTTAGTATCAGGTATAGCACAAGGTAAAGCCGCAGCAGCAGGGGTTGGAATAGTTGCAAAAAGACCTGAAGAACTTGGTAAAGCTATAACATTTGCAGCAATAGTTGAAACATATGCTCTTTTAGGACTACTTGTTTCTTTCTTAGCTTACAATGGAATTGCAGTTGGTTAA